One part of the Prochlorococcus marinus str. MIT 9313 genome encodes these proteins:
- a CDS encoding tRNA nucleotidyltransferase translates to MPSLRSAAPILEGDPTIRVQALWEQLHPDHWPLSIQDLPAGTVLVGGAVRDGLLGRLQQQPDLDFIVPNKALEITRSLAKTLGGTCVVLDAERDMARLVIKGWTIDIAAQEGSNLDEDLWRRDFRLNAIALTLEATPQLVDPTGGLSDLEQKKLVAVREQNLLDDPLRLLRGLRLMAELQLSLGKQTLAWINCHHRLLPQAAPERIQAELQRIVAAPWADDVLPLLLRTGLLDCWQNTIERISRPAPCLKVAKSLKPEEQAVALPLARLTHLLSNDGLSALRFSRRQCQRCQLLRHWEERNDGMAFASLSELDRLQLHLDLETDLPALILQLPHISQVQWLERWRNADDPLFHPSPPVDGYALQKTLKLPKGQALGELLRHLCQEKAFGRVQNRKQAFKAATYWWEQKQTLL, encoded by the coding sequence ATGCCCTCCCTTCGCTCTGCTGCACCCATTCTGGAGGGTGATCCCACCATCCGGGTCCAGGCCCTTTGGGAACAATTACATCCTGATCACTGGCCACTATCGATTCAAGACCTTCCTGCTGGAACGGTCTTAGTAGGAGGTGCCGTTCGTGATGGCCTGCTTGGCCGACTTCAGCAGCAACCAGATCTCGACTTCATTGTGCCAAACAAGGCGCTAGAGATCACCCGCAGCCTGGCCAAGACACTGGGAGGCACATGTGTGGTGCTGGACGCCGAAAGGGACATGGCGCGATTGGTCATCAAAGGCTGGACCATCGACATCGCCGCCCAAGAGGGATCCAACCTTGACGAGGACCTTTGGCGGCGGGACTTCCGTCTCAACGCCATTGCCCTCACCCTCGAGGCCACCCCTCAGCTCGTGGACCCAACGGGAGGGCTAAGTGATCTGGAGCAAAAAAAACTTGTTGCGGTACGTGAGCAAAACCTGCTCGACGATCCCCTGAGGTTGCTGCGCGGTCTGCGACTGATGGCCGAACTGCAGCTCAGCCTGGGAAAGCAAACCTTGGCATGGATCAATTGCCACCACAGACTTCTGCCCCAAGCAGCTCCTGAACGAATTCAGGCAGAACTACAACGGATCGTGGCTGCGCCTTGGGCCGATGACGTGCTGCCGCTGCTGCTGCGCACTGGCCTACTGGATTGTTGGCAAAACACCATTGAAAGAATCAGCCGACCAGCACCATGTTTAAAGGTTGCCAAATCCCTCAAACCTGAAGAGCAAGCCGTTGCCCTTCCCTTGGCTCGTCTCACTCATCTGCTCAGCAATGACGGGCTGAGCGCATTGCGCTTCAGCCGACGACAATGTCAACGATGCCAACTCCTTCGTCACTGGGAAGAACGCAACGACGGTATGGCGTTTGCAAGCCTCAGCGAATTGGATCGGCTGCAATTGCACCTCGATCTAGAAACAGACCTTCCAGCCCTCATCCTGCAGCTCCCGCACATCAGCCAGGTGCAGTGGCTAGAGCGTTGGCGGAACGCGGATGATCCTCTGTTCCACCCGTCACCACCTGTGGACGGCTATGCACTGCAAAAGACCCTCAAACTCCCCAAAGGACAAGCTCTAGGTGAGCTGCTTCGCCATCTCTGCCAAGAAAAAGCCTTTGGTCGGGTACAGAATCGAAAGCAAGCTTTTAAGGCGGCAACTTACTGGTGGGAACAAAAACAAACCTTGCTGTGA
- a CDS encoding RNA recognition motif domain-containing protein, giving the protein MSVRLYIGNLPQTFESKELETQLASVGDGIRFKAVLDRETGGCRGFGFANVNDEKIANAVIEQFNGREFNGNNLRVERSERRNTNEGSGGGSRRNGTNSSGNAPGSARKSANKVVHSDAPAEEAPDPRWAGELSKLKDLLANQKTTV; this is encoded by the coding sequence ATGAGCGTTCGCCTTTACATCGGCAACCTGCCGCAAACTTTTGAAAGCAAAGAGCTGGAAACGCAGCTGGCCAGCGTTGGAGATGGGATTCGCTTCAAGGCAGTTCTCGACCGAGAAACTGGAGGTTGTCGTGGATTCGGCTTCGCCAATGTCAATGATGAGAAAATTGCCAATGCGGTAATTGAACAGTTCAATGGCCGAGAATTCAACGGAAACAACTTGCGGGTTGAGCGTTCTGAACGCCGCAATACAAACGAAGGATCCGGTGGTGGTTCACGCCGCAACGGTACAAATTCAAGCGGCAATGCCCCAGGATCAGCCAGAAAATCGGCCAACAAAGTTGTACACAGTGATGCGCCTGCTGAAGAAGCACCCGACCCACGCTGGGCTGGAGAACTTTCAAAACTGAAGGATCTCCTCGCCAATCAAAAGACAACTGTTTGA
- a CDS encoding phytoene synthase: MTQLAPDSSIINAQACLSLDEAYEACRKETAQWAKTFYLGTMLLPSIKRRAIWAIYVWCRRTDELMDSAEAQTRPVSELANRLDQWEERTRAMFAGQVLDGLDAVMADTLERFPQSIQPYLDMIEGQRMDLNQHRYATFQQLELYCYRVAGTVGLMTQHVMGLDPAYTTAPWSSSPETSDAAIALGIANQLTNILRDVGEDRGRGRIYIPQEDLDRFGYSEADLMAGRLNSAWKDLMAFQLERAREWFARSEAGVRWLSQDARWPVWASLRLYRGILDSIERLDYDVFNNRAYVSRWMKLVDLPLSYLMAQAR; the protein is encoded by the coding sequence ATGACTCAGCTAGCGCCGGATTCGTCGATTATCAATGCTCAGGCTTGCTTGAGTCTTGATGAGGCTTATGAGGCTTGTCGGAAGGAAACAGCTCAGTGGGCGAAAACCTTCTATCTCGGCACCATGTTGCTTCCTTCGATCAAACGCAGAGCGATTTGGGCCATCTATGTGTGGTGTCGGCGAACTGATGAGCTGATGGATAGCGCAGAGGCTCAGACGCGTCCTGTTTCAGAATTAGCGAATCGGCTTGATCAATGGGAAGAACGCACTCGAGCCATGTTCGCTGGCCAGGTGCTGGATGGCCTCGATGCGGTCATGGCAGACACTCTTGAACGTTTCCCTCAGTCCATACAGCCTTATCTGGACATGATTGAGGGGCAGCGCATGGATCTGAATCAGCATCGATACGCCACCTTTCAGCAGCTAGAGCTCTATTGCTATCGAGTGGCAGGCACTGTGGGTTTGATGACCCAGCACGTCATGGGTCTTGACCCTGCATACACAACAGCCCCTTGGAGTTCTTCTCCAGAGACATCAGATGCTGCTATCGCTCTGGGAATTGCCAATCAACTGACCAACATTCTTCGTGATGTCGGAGAGGACCGTGGTCGTGGCCGTATTTACATTCCCCAGGAAGATCTCGACCGATTTGGTTATTCAGAAGCTGATTTGATGGCTGGACGTTTGAATAGTGCTTGGAAGGATTTGATGGCTTTCCAATTGGAGCGTGCTCGCGAGTGGTTTGCCCGGTCGGAAGCTGGAGTGCGCTGGCTATCTCAAGATGCCCGTTGGCCAGTATGGGCTTCATTGCGGCTTTATAGAGGGATCCTCGATTCCATCGAACGCTTGGACTATGATGTTTTTAATAATCGGGCTTATGTGAGTCGCTGGATGAAGTTGGTTGATCTTCCTCTGTCATATCTGATGGCCCAAGCACGCTGA
- the pds gene encoding 15-cis-phytoene desaturase, which translates to MRVAIAGAGLAGLSCAKYLVDAGHIPVVYESRDVLGGKVAAWKDDDGDWYETGLHIFFGAYPNMLQLFKELGIEERLQWKSHSMIFNQLEEPGTYSRFDFPDLPAPFNGVAAILGNNDLLSWPEKVAFGLGLVPAMLRGQDYVEECDQYSWTEWLRLHNIPERVNEEVFIAMSKALNFIDPDEISATVILTALNRFLQEKNGSKMAFLDGAPPERLCQPMVEHIQSHGGEVYLNSPLREIKLSEDSSVESFLIGGEPGSEPRNVQADAYVSALPVDPLKLLLPAPWKQMEVFRKLDGLRGVPVINIHLWFDRKLTDIDHLLFSRSPLLSVYADMSITCKEYEDPDRSMLELVFAPAKDWIGRSDEDIIEATLAELKKLFPMHFTGEKQAKLRKYKVIKTPLSVYKTTPGCQKLRPSQETPIANFFLAGDFTMQRYLASMEGAVLSGKLCANAVDSCGEKLSTAQSVSKPLQA; encoded by the coding sequence ATGCGCGTTGCCATCGCAGGAGCAGGTCTGGCTGGACTCTCATGTGCCAAATATCTAGTTGATGCGGGACACATTCCAGTTGTTTATGAGTCCCGCGATGTGCTTGGCGGCAAAGTTGCGGCTTGGAAGGATGATGATGGTGACTGGTATGAGACTGGTTTACATATCTTTTTTGGGGCTTATCCAAATATGCTCCAGTTGTTCAAAGAATTGGGCATCGAGGAGCGTTTGCAGTGGAAAAGTCACTCGATGATCTTCAACCAGCTTGAGGAGCCTGGAACATACAGCCGCTTTGACTTTCCGGATCTTCCAGCTCCATTCAATGGAGTGGCTGCAATTTTAGGGAATAACGATTTGCTCAGCTGGCCAGAGAAGGTTGCCTTCGGCTTGGGTCTCGTACCGGCAATGTTGCGAGGCCAGGATTACGTGGAGGAGTGTGATCAATATTCTTGGACTGAATGGCTGAGGCTCCACAACATCCCTGAGCGGGTGAATGAGGAGGTTTTCATCGCCATGAGTAAGGCATTGAACTTTATTGACCCTGATGAGATTTCAGCCACTGTCATCCTCACGGCGCTCAATCGATTTCTTCAGGAAAAGAATGGTTCCAAGATGGCCTTCCTTGATGGGGCCCCTCCTGAGCGGCTTTGTCAACCGATGGTGGAGCATATTCAGTCTCATGGTGGCGAGGTTTATCTCAACAGCCCCTTGCGGGAGATCAAGCTCAGTGAAGACAGCAGTGTGGAGAGCTTTCTGATTGGAGGTGAGCCGGGCAGTGAACCTAGGAATGTTCAAGCCGATGCTTATGTCAGTGCTCTTCCTGTGGATCCGCTCAAATTGCTTTTGCCGGCCCCTTGGAAGCAGATGGAGGTGTTTCGCAAACTCGATGGACTGCGCGGTGTTCCAGTGATCAACATTCATCTCTGGTTCGACCGCAAGCTCACGGATATCGATCACCTGCTCTTCAGTCGTTCCCCTCTTTTGAGTGTCTACGCCGATATGAGCATTACCTGCAAGGAGTACGAAGATCCAGATCGCTCTATGTTGGAACTGGTCTTTGCTCCAGCCAAAGATTGGATCGGCCGTAGCGATGAGGACATCATCGAAGCCACATTGGCTGAGCTAAAGAAGCTTTTCCCGATGCACTTCACAGGCGAAAAACAGGCCAAACTGCGCAAGTACAAGGTCATTAAGACACCCCTGTCGGTTTATAAGACCACCCCTGGGTGTCAGAAGCTTCGCCCGAGCCAGGAGACTCCGATTGCCAACTTTTTTCTCGCTGGTGACTTCACAATGCAGCGATACCTTGCGTCGATGGAGGGTGCGGTGCTCAGCGGCAAGTTGTGTGCAAATGCCGTGGATAGCTGTGGGGAGAAGTTATCCACGGCCCAGTCTGTTAGCAAGCCTCTCCAGGCCTGA
- a CDS encoding NAD(P)H-quinone oxidoreductase subunit M has translation MNETLLKCTTRHVRIFTARVENNDLVPDPNQLTLDLDPDNEFLWTESVTKEIQQRFAELVASHAGGELSDYNLRRIGSELEGTIRKLLQAGKLSYNPECRVLNYSMGLPRTPELL, from the coding sequence ATGAACGAGACCCTATTGAAGTGCACGACCCGTCACGTCAGGATCTTCACGGCCAGGGTTGAAAACAATGATCTCGTTCCAGACCCCAACCAGCTCACGCTTGATCTCGATCCTGACAACGAGTTTCTTTGGACAGAATCCGTCACAAAAGAGATCCAGCAACGCTTCGCAGAGTTGGTGGCCTCGCATGCCGGAGGCGAACTTAGCGACTACAACCTGCGCAGAATTGGCTCAGAACTCGAAGGAACAATCCGAAAGCTGCTTCAGGCTGGAAAATTAAGCTACAACCCAGAGTGCCGCGTGCTGAATTACTCCATGGGGCTCCCGCGTACCCCTGAGCTGTTGTGA
- a CDS encoding DUF3172 domain-containing protein, with the protein MNRSRYNRQSPPESYGQEGGRGDRYSRRNRYESDDSSYDRSPSSRSGPPTPPGGNGIRLNTASLAVLAGVLIVGIGIGSAVTSTTQGDQGNIASSQQLDMAVPDPEFCRQWGASAFVIDVEMYTTLNPSSSFVTQPSLQPGCVIRRENWTVLEKQGAVTNSQVRECKQRMNTFAYIGSIRDKPIVRCVYQTDIRENKFITKGVADDSVGVTPEADQF; encoded by the coding sequence GTGAATCGCTCCCGTTACAACCGCCAATCACCTCCTGAGAGCTATGGCCAAGAGGGAGGCCGCGGGGACCGCTACTCGCGCCGCAACCGCTATGAAAGCGATGACTCCAGCTATGACCGTTCCCCTTCAAGTCGTTCTGGCCCTCCCACCCCACCAGGAGGCAATGGCATCCGCTTAAATACAGCCAGCCTGGCTGTACTCGCAGGGGTTCTGATCGTTGGGATCGGGATCGGCAGTGCTGTCACTAGCACCACCCAAGGCGACCAAGGCAACATTGCCAGCAGTCAGCAGCTGGACATGGCTGTGCCTGACCCTGAATTCTGTCGACAGTGGGGGGCCAGCGCCTTCGTCATCGACGTTGAGATGTACACCACGCTTAATCCTTCCAGCAGTTTTGTCACACAGCCCAGCCTGCAGCCTGGCTGTGTCATTCGTCGGGAAAACTGGACGGTGCTGGAAAAACAAGGTGCAGTCACCAATAGCCAGGTTAGAGAGTGCAAGCAACGCATGAACACCTTCGCTTATATCGGTTCAATCCGCGATAAACCCATCGTCCGCTGCGTCTACCAGACAGATATCAGAGAGAATAAATTTATTACTAAAGGAGTTGCTGACGATTCCGTGGGCGTAACACCGGAAGCAGATCAATTCTGA
- a CDS encoding LysR family transcriptional regulator: protein MADLPFTLDQLRILHAIVSEGSFKKAADSLYVTQPAVSLQIQNLEKQLEVSLFDRGGRKAQLTEAGRLLLSYCERILSQCQEACRALDDLHDLKGGSLVIGASQTTGTYLMPRMIGLFRQKYPDVAVQLQVHSTRRTGWSIANGQIDLAIIGGELPSELNDLLQVVPYASDELALVLPVKHPLSRLVELTKEDLYRLGFISLDSQSTTRKMLDQLLARSGLDVQRLRIEMELNSLEAIKNAVQSGLGAAFLPVVSIERELTAGTVHKPLVVDLQVRRQLKLISHPARYCSRAAEAFRRDVLPVFASADSPIRQNRAVLADVNG from the coding sequence ATGGCCGATCTGCCGTTCACACTCGATCAGTTGCGCATCCTCCACGCCATCGTGAGTGAGGGCAGCTTTAAGAAAGCAGCCGATAGCCTTTATGTCACTCAGCCGGCGGTGAGCCTGCAGATTCAGAACCTGGAGAAGCAGTTAGAGGTCTCCTTGTTTGATCGTGGGGGCCGCAAGGCTCAGCTAACCGAAGCGGGCCGACTTCTGTTGAGCTACTGCGAGCGGATTCTTAGTCAGTGTCAGGAAGCCTGCCGAGCTCTTGATGATCTTCATGACCTCAAAGGTGGATCATTAGTGATTGGGGCTAGCCAGACGACTGGCACCTATTTGATGCCGCGCATGATTGGCTTATTTCGCCAAAAGTACCCGGACGTGGCTGTGCAATTGCAAGTGCACAGCACTCGACGCACCGGCTGGAGCATTGCCAATGGTCAAATTGATCTAGCGATCATTGGAGGCGAGCTGCCATCGGAGCTCAACGATCTTCTTCAGGTTGTGCCATACGCCAGCGATGAACTGGCCCTGGTTCTTCCGGTGAAACATCCTTTGTCGAGGCTTGTTGAACTCACCAAGGAAGACCTCTATCGCTTGGGTTTTATCAGTCTTGATTCCCAGTCCACCACTCGCAAGATGCTGGACCAGCTTCTAGCTCGATCTGGCTTGGATGTGCAGCGCTTGCGGATAGAGATGGAGCTCAATTCTCTTGAGGCGATCAAGAATGCAGTTCAATCTGGTCTTGGGGCAGCCTTTTTGCCTGTGGTATCGATTGAACGTGAACTCACCGCCGGCACAGTGCACAAACCGTTGGTGGTTGATCTGCAGGTGCGTCGTCAGCTGAAGTTGATCAGCCATCCTGCGCGTTACTGTTCCCGCGCAGCAGAAGCCTTTAGGCGTGATGTGCTGCCAGTGTTTGCTAGTGCCGACAGCCCCATTCGTCAGAACAGGGCCGTTCTTGCAGATGTCAATGGTTAA
- a CDS encoding NnrU family protein, producing MLVLLFLFAVIHSGGAALRSHAETRIGARAWRLIFAATSIPSAVVVIGYFLSHRYDGVRLWNLQGVPGMVPMIWALTAISFLFLYPATYNLLEIPALLKPKVRLYATGIIRISRHPQAIGQILWCFSHALWIGSSFMLVTCLGLIGHHLFAVWHGDRRLRARFGDAFEELRQNTSVIPFRAVIDGRQQLLWQEALRPSQLGIAIAVGVFWYAHRFIPIGSAAFLSSKLEGLLS from the coding sequence ATGCTTGTTCTGTTGTTTCTCTTCGCTGTGATCCACAGCGGCGGAGCAGCCCTACGTAGCCATGCCGAAACCAGGATCGGGGCTAGGGCATGGCGATTGATTTTTGCCGCAACAAGCATTCCCTCCGCTGTGGTGGTGATCGGTTACTTCCTCTCACATCGCTATGACGGGGTGCGGCTCTGGAATCTGCAAGGAGTGCCAGGCATGGTGCCAATGATCTGGGCCCTCACGGCCATCAGTTTCCTCTTCCTCTATCCCGCCACCTACAACCTGCTGGAAATCCCAGCCTTGCTCAAGCCGAAAGTACGGCTTTATGCCACGGGGATCATCCGCATCAGTAGACATCCCCAAGCCATTGGCCAAATCCTCTGGTGTTTCTCCCATGCGCTCTGGATTGGCAGCAGCTTCATGCTGGTGACTTGTTTAGGCCTGATCGGCCATCACTTATTTGCTGTTTGGCATGGGGACCGCAGATTGCGAGCCCGCTTCGGCGATGCTTTTGAAGAACTGCGTCAAAACACCTCCGTAATCCCCTTCAGGGCGGTGATCGATGGACGACAACAATTGCTATGGCAAGAAGCTTTGAGACCTTCCCAGCTCGGCATCGCTATCGCTGTGGGAGTGTTCTGGTATGCCCATCGCTTCATCCCCATCGGCAGCGCGGCCTTCCTCTCCTCCAAGCTGGAAGGCCTGCTGAGCTGA
- a CDS encoding NAD(P)H-quinone oxidoreductase subunit 5, producing the protein MNSAADLAWLIPVFPLLGAIATGLGLISFNRTINRLRKPVAVLLLTSLGAAAVLSYAVLAEQLTGAAPVEHLFIWASAGSFSLPMGYVIDPLGAVMLALVTTIALLVMIYSHGYMAHDKGYVRFFTYLALFSSSMLGLIISPNLLEIYVFWELVGMCSYLLVGFWYDRDGAAHAAQKAFVVNRVGDFGLLLGILGVFWATGSFDFHGIANGLSDAIANGTVPGWAALTLCLLIFMGPMAKSAQFPLHVWLPDAMEGPTPISALIHAATMVAAGVFLVARLEPLYSQFPMVGLVIAVIGTITCFLGASIALTQMDLKKGLAYSTVSQLGYMMLAMGCGAPVAGMFHLVTHAFFKAMLFLGSGSVIHAMEDVVGHEPILAQDMRLMGGLRQKMPITAITFLIGCIAISGIPPLAGFWSKDEILGQAFTTFPLLWVVGFLTAGMTAFYMFRLYFLTFEGPFRGDDKTLQANLIAAAGKGSEDEHPHQGGVLHESPWSMTLPLAVLAVPSMLIGLLGTPWNSRFAGLLNPEEALEMAATFNWSEFLPLAGASVAISTAGISLAVLAYALHRLDLEELFANRFPVINTFLANKWYLDDINEKIFVRGSRKLAREVLEVDAKVVDGVVNLTGLLTLGSGEGLKYFETGRAQFYALIVFGGVIALVVLFGVLGSPVS; encoded by the coding sequence ATGAACTCGGCCGCCGACCTCGCCTGGTTAATCCCGGTGTTCCCCCTACTGGGAGCGATCGCCACAGGCCTGGGACTAATCAGTTTCAATCGCACCATTAACCGCCTACGTAAGCCGGTAGCTGTGCTGCTGCTCACCTCTCTAGGTGCTGCCGCCGTCTTGAGCTATGCAGTCCTCGCAGAGCAGCTGACCGGTGCTGCACCTGTCGAACATCTCTTCATCTGGGCCAGCGCCGGCAGTTTCAGTCTGCCAATGGGTTATGTGATTGATCCCCTTGGAGCAGTGATGCTTGCCCTGGTCACCACCATCGCTCTGCTGGTGATGATCTACTCCCACGGCTACATGGCCCACGACAAGGGCTACGTGCGTTTCTTTACCTATCTAGCCCTATTCAGCAGCTCGATGCTGGGCTTGATTATCAGCCCCAACCTTCTCGAAATCTACGTGTTTTGGGAGCTGGTAGGGATGTGCTCCTATCTCCTGGTGGGCTTCTGGTACGACCGAGATGGTGCCGCCCATGCAGCTCAAAAGGCTTTTGTCGTCAACCGTGTGGGTGATTTTGGCTTGCTCCTTGGCATTCTCGGAGTCTTCTGGGCAACGGGCAGTTTTGATTTCCATGGCATTGCTAATGGCTTGTCAGATGCCATCGCGAACGGCACCGTTCCAGGCTGGGCGGCATTGACCTTATGTCTATTGATCTTCATGGGGCCGATGGCCAAGTCAGCTCAATTCCCCCTTCATGTTTGGCTTCCCGATGCCATGGAAGGGCCCACACCAATTTCAGCTCTCATCCATGCGGCAACCATGGTGGCAGCAGGTGTCTTCCTCGTTGCCAGGCTAGAACCTCTCTACAGCCAGTTCCCCATGGTGGGTTTGGTGATCGCCGTGATCGGCACGATCACTTGTTTTCTGGGAGCGTCCATCGCGCTCACCCAGATGGACCTCAAGAAGGGACTGGCTTACAGCACGGTGTCTCAACTTGGATACATGATGCTGGCGATGGGCTGCGGCGCTCCCGTAGCAGGAATGTTCCACCTGGTGACCCATGCCTTTTTCAAGGCCATGCTTTTCCTTGGCTCAGGTTCAGTAATCCACGCCATGGAAGACGTTGTTGGTCACGAGCCCATCCTGGCCCAAGACATGAGGCTGATGGGCGGCCTGCGCCAAAAAATGCCGATCACAGCCATCACCTTCCTGATCGGCTGCATTGCCATAAGCGGTATTCCGCCTCTAGCAGGCTTCTGGAGCAAGGACGAAATTCTTGGACAAGCATTCACCACCTTCCCATTGCTCTGGGTTGTGGGCTTTCTGACAGCAGGGATGACGGCCTTCTACATGTTCCGCCTCTACTTCCTCACATTTGAAGGGCCATTCCGCGGAGACGACAAAACCCTTCAGGCAAATTTGATTGCTGCTGCGGGCAAAGGCAGTGAAGACGAGCATCCTCATCAAGGCGGGGTCCTGCATGAGTCGCCCTGGTCCATGACTCTGCCATTAGCAGTCTTGGCAGTGCCCTCGATGCTGATTGGTCTACTCGGCACCCCCTGGAACAGCCGCTTTGCAGGCCTGCTCAACCCAGAGGAGGCTCTTGAAATGGCCGCAACATTCAACTGGAGTGAATTCCTGCCACTCGCAGGTGCTTCAGTGGCGATCTCAACAGCAGGCATCAGCTTGGCTGTCTTAGCTTATGCACTGCACCGCCTCGATCTCGAAGAACTATTTGCCAATCGTTTCCCTGTCATCAATACCTTCCTGGCCAACAAGTGGTATTTGGATGACATCAATGAAAAGATCTTCGTACGCGGCAGCCGCAAACTGGCTCGTGAAGTGCTTGAAGTGGATGCCAAGGTGGTTGACGGCGTGGTGAATCTTACCGGCCTACTCACGCTTGGAAGTGGCGAAGGTCTTAAGTACTTTGAAACTGGCCGCGCTCAGTTTTACGCCCTCATCGTTTTCGGTGGTGTCATCGCCTTGGTCGTGCTTTTCGGCGTCCTAGGCAGTCCTGTTAGCTGA
- a CDS encoding NAD(P)H-quinone oxidoreductase subunit 4, protein MLEFAISAPLDTGAELLSDQVSANFPWLSLSILFPIVGAFLVPFIPDEGEGKQVRWFALGIALVTFLITVAAYLYGYDPSLSGLQLSERVSWLPDLGLTWAVGADGISMPLILLTSFITALAVLAAWPVTFKPKLFFFLILAMDGGQIAVFAVQDMLLFFLAWELELLPVYLLLAIWGGKKRQYAATKFIIYTAGSSLFILLVALAMGFFGGGTPNFEYTNLAQQSFGTGFQLLCYAGLLIAFGVKLPIVPLHTWLPDAHGEATAPVHMLLAGILLKMGGYALMRFNAQLLPEAHAQFAPLLIVLGVVNIIYAALTSFAQRNLKRKIAYSSISHMGFVLIGIGSFSALGTSGAMLQMISHGLIGASLFFLVGATYDRTHTLQLEEMGGVGQKMRIMFALWTVCALASLALPGMSGFVSELMVFVGFATDEAYTLTFRIVIAGLAAIGVILTPIYLLSMLREIFFGKENDQLVSHTNLVDAEPREVYIISCLLVPIIGIGLYPRLMTDSYTASIQELVKRDDLALQRIKKPSALMIRNTTMTPAVVSSPRLPITQTRSEQLTRK, encoded by the coding sequence GTGCTGGAGTTTGCCATAAGCGCACCCTTGGACACAGGTGCCGAGCTGCTGAGTGATCAAGTGAGCGCTAACTTCCCCTGGCTGAGCCTCTCAATTCTGTTCCCGATTGTGGGGGCCTTTCTGGTGCCGTTCATCCCTGATGAAGGGGAGGGTAAGCAGGTTCGTTGGTTTGCACTCGGCATCGCCCTGGTGACCTTTCTGATCACCGTGGCTGCCTACCTATACGGCTATGACCCCAGTCTGAGCGGCTTACAACTATCCGAACGGGTGAGCTGGCTACCTGATCTGGGCCTCACCTGGGCCGTCGGAGCAGATGGCATCTCGATGCCACTCATTCTGCTCACCAGTTTCATCACAGCACTGGCAGTCCTGGCAGCCTGGCCAGTGACGTTCAAACCCAAGCTGTTCTTTTTCCTGATACTGGCAATGGATGGCGGCCAGATCGCAGTTTTTGCCGTTCAAGACATGCTGCTGTTCTTCCTGGCCTGGGAACTGGAATTGTTGCCGGTCTACCTGCTGCTAGCGATCTGGGGTGGCAAAAAAAGGCAATATGCAGCCACAAAATTCATCATTTATACCGCTGGCAGTTCGCTGTTCATTCTGCTGGTGGCCCTAGCCATGGGGTTCTTTGGCGGAGGCACACCCAACTTCGAATACACCAACCTCGCCCAACAAAGCTTTGGGACAGGTTTCCAGTTGCTCTGTTACGCCGGACTGCTCATTGCATTCGGCGTCAAGCTGCCAATTGTGCCTCTACACACCTGGCTACCAGATGCCCATGGAGAAGCAACAGCGCCAGTTCACATGCTGCTTGCAGGCATCCTGCTGAAGATGGGCGGCTATGCCTTGATGCGCTTTAACGCTCAACTGCTACCTGAAGCCCATGCCCAGTTCGCCCCACTTCTCATCGTGCTTGGGGTAGTCAACATCATCTATGCCGCTCTCACCTCCTTCGCCCAGCGCAACCTCAAACGCAAGATCGCCTATAGCTCAATTAGCCACATGGGCTTTGTACTGATCGGCATTGGCAGCTTCAGTGCCCTAGGAACGAGTGGCGCCATGCTGCAGATGATCAGTCATGGTCTAATCGGCGCCAGTCTGTTCTTCCTTGTAGGAGCCACCTACGACCGCACCCATACCTTGCAACTTGAGGAGATGGGAGGGGTGGGTCAAAAGATGCGAATCATGTTCGCCCTATGGACTGTCTGTGCACTCGCCTCTCTCGCTCTGCCTGGCATGAGTGGTTTCGTTTCTGAATTAATGGTGTTCGTGGGATTTGCTACCGATGAGGCCTACACGCTGACATTCCGAATTGTGATTGCGGGGCTTGCGGCAATCGGCGTCATCCTTACCCCCATCTATCTACTCTCAATGCTCAGAGAAATCTTCTTCGGCAAAGAGAATGACCAACTTGTCTCCCATACCAACCTGGTGGATGCGGAACCAAGAGAGGTCTACATCATTAGCTGCTTACTCGTGCCGATCATTGGCATTGGCCTCTACCCCCGACTCATGACCGATAGCTATACCGCATCCATCCAAGAATTAGTAAAGCGAGATGATTTAGCCCTGCAACGCATCAAAAAACCCTCAGCATTGATGATTCGAAACACCACCATGACGCCTGCTGTGGTCTCATCCCCAAGGCTGCCGATCACTCAAACGCGATCGGAGCAGCTCACTAGGAAATAA